A stretch of DNA from Scleropages formosus chromosome 13, fSclFor1.1, whole genome shotgun sequence:
GTAAGATCCACAGAATATTTCCATTCCCAATTTGTACAAGTTTGACTCAAAATGTTGGCTTTGAATGGACTGTCAGGTCAACAAAAAGTCCCATTCCATCACTGTAAAAGGAAAGGACTAAAACAGGACTCAAACAACATTATTGCGCTAGTTTTTCCCCCATTAAAAGGATCCCTGGAAACATTCAAGCAATGTTTTCAAAGGCTCCCTTCTGGCAGTCGACTCCACATACTGTCTTCATTAGGACTCCCTGATTTGGAAATGTGAGCTGAAAACCGGGTCCTAAAGTACATTCTTCAGATTCCCTGTAAAcaaatgggggagggggaatggTAGAAACGGGGGTTTAAATTGtgtacacacaaatgcacagacTTCTAAGTCAtacaaacatccatccattcatccattcccCATAATTTTAATGGCAAACCACTTTTTCTCCAATTTCCTTAGTACAGACATTAGCTTGAAGCTGTAAAGATGCCTGCAGTGAAGAGGATCATGGGCTGTTTGTAAAAGGAGAGCTTTAACAAAGGAAATTGGTGATGCTGATCGCAGCTGCAGGACAGTTTCTGTGAGATTCTAGCCCATGGCAGTGGAAGGCAGGAAGGCAGGGACAGTTTATTCAGAAAACCTGAGGAACAAAACCATCACAGCCATGGTCCAAAGCTCTAATGCAGTTGATGTCTCTTGGGAGCTGCCACTTCTGACAGCAATGGAgactttgttttgtaaaaatgcaaactGCATCAGCATAGATTTCCTTGGGGATCAGCATGGATATGTAAACATATTCAAATGCCCGATCATATGCAAAATGTTCAGGTTTTGGGGTTACAGGCCTGTGTCGCCAACACATCCGTTCTAATTTTCCCAGGACACGTCGAAAGCGATGCTAATTAAGCCAATGATGATCTCTCTTCTCCGTCATCATGAATGAACAATTACACCTTTGTCACAATGTGTTGAAAGGCGAGCAAGGGGGGGAAGGGGTTGTCAGACAATGGTGATACCATCACCTGTACAGACTAAAGACACCTGTGCACTCCAGACTTCCTGTGTAGAGAGCCTACCTGGATGAGTCAGGTCAGCAGTGCCATATGATATCCACTCAGTTCAAGTCTGAGGGTCAACTCACTGCTACAGATTACAAAGCATACTTTGAGGCAGTACTTTCTCCTAAAGCTCCTTCAGAACTCCAGAAGCTAGAGATCCATCATGAAAGTTTACAAAGTGCTCATAAAGATATAAGGAAACTCCCATGTAGGATCCTCCATAGAAGGTGAAACTATACTTTTAATTTTAGACATCAAATAGGTTGTAACTGTCTCTTTGGTTGTTGTTTTGTTCCCCTTCGCACTATGACCACACTGAAGGAGAGAGCTGACGGTTGTTCATCTGCTGAATCACCAGTCAGGGTCAACCAAAGCAAACATGTGAGGCTGTGACTTCTACATTCTGacttctcctcttcctcacaaTCTCATAAATCTTCTCCAGATATGGAGTGCAGTTTTGATACAGCACAGCGTTGTGTTGTGCAGCAGTGATGGCCATGCAAATCATTTGCGGTGAACACAAGGGTTTGCAAGCTGGCAGATGACATGGGGGAGGTGGGTGACCACAGTGATAAACCATCCCCTCCAAACCCATTATTTGGTACCGTCAGCTTTCTCACATGCAGATCTACTAACATCTTGGCCAACCTTTTACATAGATGGAAGccatatacaaaaaaatttctGGACTAGTAATTAACAGCCCAATTAATTAATCCATGGCTTCAGTTTGGAGTAAGCATACACTGGCTTTACAATAGAGAAAGTTTGCAACTAGGGAATTAAATTTAGATGAAACAATGACATGGGAAGCAGTATTCCACATACCAACCTGCCACCTGCAGTACAAGTACAAAGCCAGGGCCATCCAATTGTGTTACTTCTTTGACATTTAGCCCACTTCAGTACACTGACCCCTTCAACCCGTAAAAACCCGTGTGTAATCCTGTCACCAAGCTCTTGAGCATCCATGTGGCTGAAACACAGGATGTGACTGCAAAACAGGATTTCACTGGAACCCGACAGAATGACAGCACAGTACCATTTCCTGCCGCCTCAACTCTAATGAAATTATGAATACAATTATCCATGCagtctgcagcagctgtgtcACAGCTTCTGTACCACTGTGTCACTGAGTTCTGCTTCTGTCCCTGTCCATCTGTCCTGGTCAGTGACTTCCTGCAGTCCCTACAAACTGCTCTCAGTTGTCAGAGCTTCATTCAGCACTGTCTCCAAGCTTCACATGACACAAGAATGATAAAGGAATCCAAACAGCTTTCAATGGCGTACGCTCCGAGTGGGAGCCGGGATGGGGTTAACTGCTGCCCAGTTCCGCCTCATGCCAAAGGCAGAgtaaaagagaggaaaagagaggaatGTCCCGGTCACAGAAGTGCATCAATGAATCTAACTTCTAAATAAGGGCTCTCTGAACTCGCAGCAGAGCAGATGTGACAGCAATGACAAGCATATGTTCCTGAGTGCCCTCAACTTCTTTCAAAGGTTTTGATTCTCCTCTGGACAGTCCAACCAACCCAAGTCTCATTCCAAACCAAGCTTCTGAGAATCCTGCCCCTTGAAGTGCTTTCCTGGAGGTCAGAGCTGTCCTATGGTCAATGTATCTTgcctgcttttttccttttcagcacgACACCCAAGGTTTGTGTGGCACGAGACGAGAGGGTCCGGGTGTGTGTAATGGAGGAGTCAAGATGATATATCTCATTCTTTGCTCCTGTCTGAGGAGATGGTGCTGGATCTTCCCCTTCATGCTGACCAAATGacaggtataaaaataaaacaagagcaGGGCTTAATGAAAATTTGCAAAGTAGCTAAGTGGGACACTTGTCCTTTCTTAATGCCAGTCTGGGCTGGCTCTGGTGCCGTCATCATTTCTGGTCCAGCCTTGGATTGTTGTCTTTAGACCTCACCATTTCCTCAACCTTAGATTCTTAGACACTTGGATACTGCCCCTTAAAACTATCCTTGATATAAATATCAATGAAAAGTAGTAAGAACGTTTGTCAAGGCTTTTTAAGGCTTCGGTAATGGGTCCCATATTGTAGCCATGTATGGAACTCTTCTAAACTGCAGCCACATGTGTTGCTGTTGGCATGGGCGGTACCTTTGATGGTACTGATGACTCGGTTCAGTTGCTGGGTCTCATTGCGGTCTGGTCGGCAGCTAGGACTGATCTCCAGCGAGTAGTCCGGCCCATATTCTGTGAAGAACTGAACCAGAACAAGCAAGAAAAAGTTTACATTCCTGCAAAAAGGCTAcatttggaagaaaaagaagaaaaactatactagtttacatttatttatttagcagaggctttttccacttacaatggatactatgtagtgataccagcccacacaccttattcaccaaggtgacttacactgctagatacactacttacactgggtcactcatccatacatcagtggaacacactctctctgtcactcacacactttgggtgaacctgaacagcatgtctttggactgtgggaggaaaccggagcacccggaggaaaaccatgcagacacagggagaacatgcaaactccacacagactgagtggggatcgaacccacggcctctcgcaccacccaggcgctgtgagacagcagcgctacttgctgtgccacccagttaaatacaaaacagtgtGCTGGTGTAATGAAGACATTGCCACCCACAGTCAAACAGTGAGAAGCCCTCACTTTCTTCCTCCCATGGTGGTGGTTCAGTGCATGTTGCCTAGAGTTGTGCAAAGGAGGGGGGTGATGTCCAGTCTCCTTACATGGTCAGTGTACCTCAAGCCGTTCAGACTTGCTACGCCCAGGTCTCAGGAACAATAACAAATTGTTGGGGGCTACAAAAGGAGCTGAGGAGTGTTTTTTAACTCAATTGCTGGGAACTGGAagcggggaaaaaaactgaagaaaaaaaaacaactctgcGAAAAAGTAAAACTATATACAGATGTTGAAACTGGAAGACAACCAAGCAAGTCCTCAGGTGAGCCATGACATCTGAGTATGCACTAAGACGTAAGACTATCAATTCTTTCACTGAGCACCTAACGCACAGGAAGAGTTTTCACAAGCATCTCAAAATACAAGAATGGCACCGCATTTTTTTGTCACCTGCCAACCTTTTCTGAATCTCCAAAAACCTCTTGCAAGGTCCCCAGATTCCCCAGTTTTGCCCCCCTATTTTCCTCCACTAACCTAGGGCATCAATTAGAGCTAAGCCCCAGGTGAAGAAGTAAATGTAGAGAATAAGTATGTCCCCCATAAAGTActggaaacaaatgtaaaacatggttAACTAAATGCGTAAAGCTTCTCCTGTTGGACTTTCCATCTTTTGACTACCCATGAGAAACACGTTACTTATGATATCATAACAGTCTTTGCCACAATCTTCAGCTTAACATAGTTACATaacaaaagcattaaaaattattcttGTATCTGTTGTCTAACTCCTGCTCAGCTACATTGTCAGGCTTGAAACTTGGTTCAAATGATCAGAGGAGTGGCAAGAACTCCTGGGTAATTACAGGCTTACATGTAGTATGTGGGCCACCTGTAATCTGTCACTGCAAAACCAGGCAAGCCACCTTTAAACTGACCTCCCTCAATACTTTTTTTGATTATGAAAATCTACAAAATAAGTCAAACACAAAGCTGCATGCTGACCTTGTTACAGAGCAGGTTAATGAGGGTGAATATGGGAAGCAGGTGAATACTGACCACATAACTTCAAAATTACTGCACAGTAATGCCACACTCGTTTAGTTCAGTGGCATGAATCTAAGTGAGGGTGAAACGCAGCAGATGTGTAGTGCTCAGTCGATGACCCTCAGAAGGAACCTGCGTGCAAACACTACACTGTGACCTAATTAGGCAGGGCTTCTGTGACCGCCAAAGTGGCTCTATTGACATGTGTGTGACTTAATGAGGTCAGGGGCCATGCACTGAGTTGCGGGCGGGACccagagaaacaaacacagcgTCTGTTCAGCAGGCCGTGACACTGACCTTCCACCCCACCAACGATAAAAAGACCCTTTTTGTGGTCTGGGCAAAAGGCCTCGACCAGTCGTTGTACAGTCCCACCCCACAAAGTTATACACTTATACTAAAGCTCCAATTGCTTTCTGAAGAGAATTACCTGGAAATGTACAATTACCCTCCcctaagtaaacaaataaataaatgcaactgaAGAGTGCCTTTGAAGAAGCCCTGCAAAGCTCCCAAAGTGGTGAGCTGCTGGCAAACAAATTGGGAACCACAGTGTTGAAGCCCTTGGTAGACTTTCATTACATAAAATTACGTGTTGAGGGAgtgcagggtgggggtgggataAGTGCCAGTGGCTATAAGTGGGGACACACTTGGTCCTTACCTCATGGTCTGGTATCTCTGAGGCCAAGGTTCTGCCCAGCACAACACCAGTCAGATAGGTCCAACATCGGGAAGTGTTAGCAAGGTTGTAGCCTCCTGTTTCCGGGCAAAGGTGAGACAGGAAGTAGGAACAGCAGTCAGTAAAAGAGCTTCTTTGTGTAGGATTGACTGGTATCTCTGATATGGACCACTGGCATGGAGTAGTGAGATAACAGTCATGAAACAACTACTCTATTGGCTGATCAGCAAGCCATCCCGGTACTCTGTGAACGCATGACAGACAGAGGTGTTAAAGAAGCACGtgtcaacacacacagatacccACCTCCCCCAAGCAGCAGCGTGGGTAGTTGCCAGAGCAACACGTAGCTTAGGCAGTGGCCCAAACCCACAGGCGTCATGTTGAAGGAGCACATGGGGTCTCCTGCCATGGTGTCTGCCCCCAGCTGCATCACAACTGCTTCTGGGTTGAACACAGCATGCACTTCCTGCAGAACactaaattaaaagtaaagagAAGGTTAAAGCCTGGGCTTCTAGGGCCTCTTTCTCAAACTGCAATACTGAGGCACTTGGGGACAGAGAAATGGGAGCCCTGACACACACTAACGTGACTACACTACAGTGCTCTGCCTCAACACAACGTTGAACTGCTTCTGTGTAGTGTCTTCTTGCAACTGGACCAGAACCCAGGTACCAGTACCCAGGCTTTACTGTGTGGCTtagaaaacagaacaatgaGAAGTACCAGGGATGCACAATGGCACACTAGATaagagctggtgcctcacatctcctgggctATGGCTTCAGATGGGGGTTTGAATTTggctgtgtgcagtttgcatcttctctttcctctcggtgcttcggtttcctcccaaagacatgtttcaggtgaactgataaCTCTATATTGCTcttaagtgtgtgtatgtaggtgTGAGTATTAAAATACTATTTCCACTGAATTTATACAATAGCAAGTCgccaaataaaacaatgtaagtcatcataataaataataaaattgaaaGCATAACAAATTATTCAGGAATATGAACCACTGAAAGCAACTGGCAGCAGAAGCCATTTAAACAAACCTAGGGTTAAGAGAACAACTCAAGCTTCTAGCAATGTTTATTTGTTGGTTTTAACCCCTTTACTACACAGTACATTGCAGGGTGAAGTATTGGATCAAGAGGTCTGTATTCTAATGCTTAAGAccctgaaaaaacacaaagtggcatggtggtacatATGCTGACCTGGTGAACAGTTGAAAGTAGCGATCATCTCCGATCCCGTCCTCCAGAGGGACGTTGACAGCATGCCAGCGGCCTTTGCCCAGCCCTGTATCATGCACGTCACCTGTACCTGTAAAAGCAAAGTGTTCCAGTCgggacagctgctgcctttggatgcaaaggttgcaggtttgatctttacctctggctatagtacccttgagcaaggtgcttaccctaaattgctccagtagaattacccagctctataaatgggtaaataattgtaaccttaatactgtaagttgctttggagaaaagcatcagctaaatgaataaatataaatgtaataaatgtgtccAATTAGCAGTTAGATATAATTTAGATTCATTTAATACCAAGAGttattaaacaaaatacttAACCTTAACTGTTTCATATAAGtagccagctgtacaaaaggcAGAATCAATAATAATGGGAATACTGCATTTTACCAAGACCTACAGTGTGGAAGCTCCAAGCCCTGAACAGTCCCTGTTCCACATTCCTCATCAAAATGGGATCAATTCTCACCAGGGAAGAAGCCAGGGGAGAACTTGTGAAAGGACACCGTCATGACTTTGGACGTGAAACTGAACGCATCTTCTACCCCTGTAAAGATGAAAACATTCGGCT
This window harbors:
- the hdac8 gene encoding histone deacetylase 8 isoform X1: MSNKDGSQNDKPPEPSVVYVHSPQYIETCDSLSKVPNRASMVHSLIEAYGLLKLMRVVKPRIATIEDMAVFHTHSYLEHLHKISEEGDNDDPQSIDYGLGYDCPVVEGIFDYAAAVGGATLSAAEYLLDGKATVAINWAGGWHHAKKDEASGFCYVNDAVLGILKLREKYERVLYVDVDLHHGDGVEDAFSFTSKVMTVSFHKFSPGFFPGTGDVHDTGLGKGRWHAVNVPLEDGIGDDRYFQLFTSVLQEVHAVFNPEAVVMQLGADTMAGDPMCSFNMTPVGLGHCLSYVLLWQLPTLLLGGGGYNLANTSRCWTYLTGVVLGRTLASEIPDHEFFTEYGPDYSLEISPSCRPDRNETQQLNRVISTIKGTAHANSNTCGCSLEEFHTWLQYGTHYRSLKKP
- the hdac8 gene encoding histone deacetylase 8 isoform X2 produces the protein MSNKDGSQNDKPPEPSVVYVHSPQYIETCDSLSKVPNRASMVHSLIEAYGLLKLMRVVKPRIATIEDMAVFHTHSYLEHLHKISEEGDNDDPQSIDYGLGYDCPVVEGIFDYAAAVGGATLSAAEYLLDGKATVAINWAGGWHHAKKDEASGFCYVNDAVLGILKLREKYERVLYVDVDLHHGDGVEDAFSFTSKVMTVSFHKFSPGFFPGTGDVHDTGLGKGRWHAVNVPLEDGIGDDRYFQLFTSVLQEVHAVFNPEAVVMQLGADTMAGDPMCSFNMTPVGLGHCLSYVLLWQLPTLLLGGGGYNLANTSRCWTYLTGVVLGRTLASEIPDHEFFTEYGPDYSLEISPSCRPDRNETQQLNRVISTIKGNLKNVL